One stretch of Glandiceps talaboti chromosome 7, keGlaTala1.1, whole genome shotgun sequence DNA includes these proteins:
- the LOC144437681 gene encoding derlin-1-like gives MSSDIGDWYRGIPQLTRYWFTGSVVLPLIGKLGLINPMYLILNFEWVAYRFQIWRPITALFYYPIMPQTGFHYLINLYFLYNYSIRLETGIFDGRPADYAFMLIFNWLCLVIIGFIAPLMLLMDPMILSVLYVWCQLNRDVIVQFWFGTQFKAMYLPWVLVAFNMIIRGAGLSELIGIVVGHLYFFLMFKYPQDFGGRQFLRTPQILYKYLPNRRGGVSGFGMAPSSRRRQDDDQDGGGGGGGGGRHAWGRGNALGGD, from the exons ATGTCTAGCGACATAGGAGATTGGTATCGTGGGATTCCACAACTGACCCGATACTGGTTCACGGGCTCAGTTGTGCTTCCACTTATCGGCAAGCTCGGTCTTATAAATCCGATGTACCTTATTCTAAATTTCGAATGGGTTGCATATAGATTTCAG ATATGGAGACCCATCACAGCTTTATTTTATTATCCAATAATGCCCCAAACAGGATTTCACTAtcttataaatttatatttcctCTATAACTATTCAATAAGACTTGAAACAG GTATTTTTGATGGAAGGCCAGCTGATTATGCATTCATGCTTATCTTTAACTGGTTATGTTTGGTG ATAATCGGATTTATTGCTCCATTAATG TTACTAATGGATCCAATGATATTGAGTGTATTGTACGTGTGGTGTCAATTAAACAGAGATGTGATTGTACAATTCTGGTTTGGTACTCAATTCAAAGCCATGTACTTACCATGGGTTCTTGTAGCATTTAACATGATTATCAGAGGAGC GGGATTGAGTGAATTGATTGGCATTGTAGTCGGCCATCTTTATTTCTTCCTTATGTTCAAATACCCACAAGACTTTGGTGGCAGACAGTTTCTTCGTACACCTCAAATATT ATATAAATATTTGCCAAATCGCCGTGGGGGTGTGTCAGGTTTTGGTATGGCTCCATCTAGCAGGAGACGACAAGATGACGACCAAgatggcggtggtggtggtggtggtggtggaagaCATGCATGGGGAAGAGGAAATGCTCTTGGTGGAGACTAA
- the LOC144437372 gene encoding TBC1 domain family member 31-like → MQTLDVSKKESGKIWHRKPTPSGDDGLMVEVSHDVSTPFSLQSRHIRFLHTAFDSTGDRFVTGDHQGNVYVFDLLRNRFQLVQKTGTACTALAFTLRRKTEYLVALSENSLKCYDTDTRELVSWMKGHSTPIHSISLHASGRYALTTSNDTAQLWDLDTFERKRKLNVRESVGILKVFFLPLSNTIITCFKDDSIFAWESDTLQCKYQLTIPAGKKPGYKAFATPKDGRLLVAGGKSRFLHIWTLDTRRLLRIIELPTKVKVVKQVEFLSESFDGGSSQVVGVLSQDGIMRFVNIHTCKLLFDIGTLDDRIHSVSVSCHGRFIVSVTENGRLNIYSVQALTAELNKPPPPLVKAVSYGRNKSMDSSGSRTLRSVTPRQTVTVDTKDKKKTRILGSGITASQTSDVDETSDLPEGLDMNRLLSILKGYGEYPAKYRMFIWRSLLRLPENHAAYSSLVDKGTHIAWASLHEHYPIKSRKLLRVLQRTVSSLAHWSAIFGETDYLPLLVFPFVKLFQNNQLICFEVVATIFENWCQHWFEFFPNPPINVLSMVENVLAHHDKELLQHFVRHNITTQVYAWPLMETLFSEVLTKDEWLKLWDNVFSNHPSFLLIAVVAYVSCSRQPLLQCIDKEDFEYFFHHRNSVEIGTILKEAYHLQESTPDDIHPVRMLDDFKPLTKGQYPIFNKYPKFIVDYQAQERERIRRDEMEYLRQREAATELQKETERRHEEEEAWYRQQELIRDAEEERRNLLMEEEQKIVDQRIRLNAMKRELRIKEMQLLDAARRKFVHHEQQERETELKRLDEELARKVMLREQETQAAKEDVEIRNMELHLQKKMLQQELGRVKSESDYHRRVDYDAKRKQQEVEERIQLRSIENEREREHELRKGVQRTLAHADQMKEDATMRKTTELRKRRDDVENELRSVELARLNDQNRELEEDIQDLMQNLEEGKVDEAVNEQEQYNKFKALSEASERRRMALLQEEATLAREHAEDLRVSVDASFERLRDIRKQHTEYGVTTPVLTETSRQNGTSGDNTCLNERSELPDNDIQISLDRGRRTFDRREQELLQEVRDLRRRLASENRKSQPPLNFNPDDST, encoded by the exons ATGCAAACTTTAGACGTTAGTAAGAAGGAGTCTGGTAAAATTTGGCACCGGAAGCCAACACCTTCTGGTGATGATGG GTTGATGGTTGAAGTAAGTCATGATGTGTCTACTCCATTCTCACTACAAAGTCGACATATTAGATTTTTACACACAGCCTTTGATAGTACTGGAGATAGGTTTGTTACTGGTGATCACCAAGGCAATGTTTATGTCTTTGATCTTCTGAGAAACAG GTTTCAATTGGTACAGAAGACAGGTACAGCTTGTACAGCCCTTGCATTCACGCTGAGAAGAAAAACTGAATATTTAGTTGCTCTCTCAGAAAACTCCCTCAAGTGTTATGATACAG ATACTAGAGAGTTAGTGAGTTGGATGAAAGGACATTCAACTCCCATTCATTCCATCTCACTCCATGCATCAGGTCGATATGCCCTGACAACATCTAATGACACAGCACAACTATGGGATCTGGATacatttgaaagaaaaagaaagttaAATGTTAGAGAGTCAGTCGGAATATTGAAG GTCTTTTTCCTACCACTGAGTAATACTATCATCACCTGTTTTAAGGATGATTCTATCTTTGCCTGGGAATCggatacattacaatgtaaatatcaaCTCACAATACCAGCTGGTAAGAAACCTGGATACAAGGCTTTTGCAACACCAAA GGATGGCAGGTTACTAGTGGCTGGTGGAAAATCTAGATTTCTACACATATGGACATTGGATACAAGACGATTATTACGTATTATAGAGTTACCAACCAAAGTCAAAGTGGTGAAGCAAGTAGAGTTCTTGTCTGAAAGTTTTGATGGTGGTTCCAGTCAG GTGGTAGGTGTTCTCAGTCAGGATGGAATCATGAGATTTGTTAACATTCACACCTGTAAGTTGTTATTTGATATTGGTACACTTGATGACAGAATCCATAGTGTATCAGTCAGCTGTCATGGACGATTTATAGTCTCTGTCACAGAGAATGGTAGATTGAATATCTACAGTGTACAGGCACTCACAGCTGAACTCAACAAG CCCCCACCACCATTGGTGAAAGCTGTGTCATATGGTAGAAATAAGTCTATGGATTCGTCTGGTTCCAGAACTTTGAGATCAGTAACTCCTAGACAGACTGTTACCGTGGATACCAAAGATAAAAAGAAGACACGAATACTTGGTTCAGGAATTACAGCAAGTCAGACTTCTGATGTAGATGAG ACGTCAGATTTACCTGAAGGTCTAGATATGAACAGACTACTGTCAATTCTGAAAGGTTATGGAGAATATCCAGCTAAGTACAG GATGTTTATTTGGCGATCCCTTCTGCGGCTTCCAGAGAACCATGCAGCATACAGCAGTTTGGTTGATAAAGGTACTCACATAGCCTGGGCCAGTCTACATGAACATTATCCTATCAAAAGCAGGAAACTACTCAGAGTTTTACAGAG AACTGTGTCATCCTTAGCTCACTGGTCAGCCATCTTTGGTGAGACCGATTACCTACCTTTACTGGTCTTCCCATTTGTCAAACTCTTTCAAAACAACCAGTTGATCTGTTTTGAagttgttgccacaatttttg AAAACTGGTGTCAGCATTGGTTTGAGTTCTTTCCCAATCCACCCATCAATGTACTCTCCATGGTGGAAAATGTACTGGCACACCACGACAAAGAACTATTACAGCATTTTGTGAGACATAACATCACAACACAG gtATATGCATGGCCATTGATGGAAACCTTGTTCTCTGAAGTACTAACCAAAGATGAATGGTTAAAACTATGGGACAATGTCTTCTCCAACCACCCTTCTTTCCTTCTAATTGCTGTTGTTGCTTATGTCAGCTGTTCAAGGCAACCACTTCTACAGTGCATTGACAAAGAAGATTTTGAG TATTTCTTTCATCATCGGAACTCTGTGGAGATTGGTACAATATTGAAAGAAGCCTATCACCTACAGGAGTCAACACCAGATGACATTCACCCTGTCAGAATGTTAGATGACTTCAAACCACTCACCAAGGGACAGTACCCAATATTCAATAAATATCCTAAGTTTATTGTGGATTATCAG GCCCAGGAAAGAGAAAGAATTCGTCGAGATGAGATGGAGTATCTTAGACAGAGAGAAGCAGCAACAGAATTACAGAAGGAGACGGAGAGACGACATGAAGAGGAGGAAGCTTGGTACAGACAACAAGAACTGATCAGAGATGCTGAGGAGGAGAGAAGAAATTTATTGATGGAGGAAGAACAGAAAATAGTAGATCAAAGAATTAG ATTGAATGCAATGAAGAGAGAACTACGCATCAAAGAAATGCAGTTACTCGATGCAGCCAGAAGGAAATTTGTCCACCATGAACAACAAGAAAGAGAGACTGAACTGAAGAGATTAGATGAAGAGTTAGCTAGAAAAGTGATGTTACGAGAACAGGAGACACAGGCTGCTAAAGAAGATGTGGAAATCAGAAATATGGAACTACATCTccagaaaaaaatgttacaacAGGAATTGGGAAGGGTGAAGTCAGAATCAGATTACCATAGACGGGTAGATTATGATGCTAAGAGAAAACAACAAGAGGTAGAAGAACGGATTCAACTAAGATCCATTGAAAATGAAAGAGAGAGGGAACATGAACTCAGAAAG GGTGTTCAGAGAACCTTGGCACATGCTGACCAAATGAAAGAAGATGCTACAATGAGGAAAACAACAGAACTTAGAAAAAGGAGAGATGATGTTGAAAATGAACTCAGATCAGTTGAG CTGGCAAGACTGAATGATCAAAACCGAGAACTAGAGGAAGATATTCAAGATTTGATGCAAAATTTGGAGGAAGGCAAG GTAGATGAAGCTGTCAATGAGCAGGAACAATACAATAAGTTCAAGGCATTGTCTGAAGCATCAGAGAGAAGACGTATGGCATTGCTTCAAGAGGAAGCAACTCTAGCTAGAGAACATGCTGAGGATTTGAGAGTTTCAGTGGATGCATCATTTG AGAGACTACGAGATATACGAAAACAACACACAGAGTATGGAGTAACAACCCCAGTGCTAACTGAGACAAGTAGACAAAATGGAACATCAGGAGACAACACATGTCTGAATGAAAGAAGTGAATTACCTGACAATGATATACAAA TTTCATTAGACCGAGGTAGGAGAACATTTGATCGAAGAGAGCAAGAACTGCTGCAAGAAGTCAGAGATTTGAGAAGACGACTTGCTTCAGAAAATAGAAAATCACAACCGCCATTGAACTTTAACCCCGATGATTCCACCTAG